ATGACCcatatgagagttcacactggagagaaacctttcacctgctctcagtgtgaCAAGAGTTTTATACATAAACAATCTCTTAAGAcccacatgagaattcatacTGGAGAAAAGCCATtcacctgctctcagtgtgaAAGGAGTTTTATACATAAACAATCTCTTGAGgcccacatgagagttcacaccggagaaaagcctttcacctgccaacagtgtggaaaacgTTTCACTAAAAAGTGGAGCCTTATAaaacacatgagaattcacactggagaaaaaccattcacatgtgatcagtgtggaaagaggtTTGCACTAAAAGAAAGCCTAAATTCTCACATAAAGGATCACTTAGGAGAGAAAAGCTATATATGTCagcagtgtggaaagagtttcagtcaTAAAAGAATCTTCAAtattcacatgagagttcacactggagagaagccttacacatgctctcagtgtggaaagagtttcggATATAAAGAAAGCTTCAATactcacatgagagttcacactggagagaagccttacacatgctctcagtgtggaaagagttttggaCATAAACAATCCCTTGATTTCCACTTGAGAATTCACACTCGAGAGAAACCCTACACATgtcaacagtgtggaaagagtttctcaCGAAAAAGAGACCTTAAGCTTCACATGGAcgttcacaccggagagaagccgttcacatgtgatcagtgtggaaagagtttcagacgTGAAGTAAACCTTAATCAACATGTGAAGATTCACGTCAAGAGAGAACTGTTTTAGATGTCAGTATTCACAGACCGGGAAAAACCTTATGCATCATGTAATAACTGGAGAGA
The sequence above is drawn from the Onychostoma macrolepis isolate SWU-2019 chromosome 04, ASM1243209v1, whole genome shotgun sequence genome and encodes:
- the LOC131538594 gene encoding gastrula zinc finger protein XlCGF57.1-like isoform X1, whose translation is MLFIKEEREDMKIEETFRVKHEDTEEQTKMAFIKEESEETFRVKHEDTEEQADLMSLKEERQKLNEMEDKDQCVELSNFITGKRTITTAKTSSRKRDHKTKSNTCPQCDRSFIHKQSLEAHMRVHTGEKPFTCQQCGKSFSQSKRLMSHMKVHTGEKPFTCSQCDRSFIHKQSLKAHMRVHTGENPFTCQQCGKSFGQSKRLMTHMRVHTGEKPFTCSQCDKSFIHKQSLKTHMRIHTGEKPFTCSQCERSFIHKQSLEAHMRVHTGEKPFTCQQCGKRFTKKWSLIKHMRIHTGEKPFTCDQCGKRFALKESLNSHIKDHLGEKSYICQQCGKSFSHKRIFNIHMRVHTGEKPYTCSQCGKSFGYKESFNTHMRVHTGEKPYTCSQCGKSFGHKQSLDFHLRIHTREKPYTCQQCGKSFSRKRDLKLHMDVHTGEKPFTCDQCGKSFRREVNLNQHVKIHVKRELF
- the LOC131538594 gene encoding gastrula zinc finger protein XlCGF57.1-like isoform X2, whose translation is MKTDLMSLKEERQKLNEMEDKDQCVELSNFITGKRTITTAKTSSRKRDHKTKSNTCPQCDRSFIHKQSLEAHMRVHTGEKPFTCQQCGKSFSQSKRLMSHMKVHTGEKPFTCSQCDRSFIHKQSLKAHMRVHTGENPFTCQQCGKSFGQSKRLMTHMRVHTGEKPFTCSQCDKSFIHKQSLKTHMRIHTGEKPFTCSQCERSFIHKQSLEAHMRVHTGEKPFTCQQCGKRFTKKWSLIKHMRIHTGEKPFTCDQCGKRFALKESLNSHIKDHLGEKSYICQQCGKSFSHKRIFNIHMRVHTGEKPYTCSQCGKSFGYKESFNTHMRVHTGEKPYTCSQCGKSFGHKQSLDFHLRIHTREKPYTCQQCGKSFSRKRDLKLHMDVHTGEKPFTCDQCGKSFRREVNLNQHVKIHVKRELF
- the LOC131538594 gene encoding gastrula zinc finger protein XlCGF57.1-like isoform X3, with amino-acid sequence MSLKEERQKLNEMEDKDQCVELSNFITGKRTITTAKTSSRKRDHKTKSNTCPQCDRSFIHKQSLEAHMRVHTGEKPFTCQQCGKSFSQSKRLMSHMKVHTGEKPFTCSQCDRSFIHKQSLKAHMRVHTGENPFTCQQCGKSFGQSKRLMTHMRVHTGEKPFTCSQCDKSFIHKQSLKTHMRIHTGEKPFTCSQCERSFIHKQSLEAHMRVHTGEKPFTCQQCGKRFTKKWSLIKHMRIHTGEKPFTCDQCGKRFALKESLNSHIKDHLGEKSYICQQCGKSFSHKRIFNIHMRVHTGEKPYTCSQCGKSFGYKESFNTHMRVHTGEKPYTCSQCGKSFGHKQSLDFHLRIHTREKPYTCQQCGKSFSRKRDLKLHMDVHTGEKPFTCDQCGKSFRREVNLNQHVKIHVKRELF